From the Juglans microcarpa x Juglans regia isolate MS1-56 chromosome 3D, Jm3101_v1.0, whole genome shotgun sequence genome, the window tttcataaaaacaaaacagacaCACACGCAATTGAGATGACgcaaaagctagctagcaataTTTATGTGCATGCTAACTTTTACGTACACGTGATTGCATGTTGATTCACGAACGTCTCATAATTAATAACTTAAACATTAATGTATCTAACATATATGCCACATGATCATGATGCTTTGCACCCTTTATTCTAAACTAGCCTATATTATACAAATACAGTTCATTTATTGGACTAAACAGTATTGTATGTCCTTCCAGGTGCAAAAGATTTTCTTTCGCGAccttttttctaaaacattATGACGTTGAAGACATTTTTAAAAGCAAATCTAACTCTCAATGTATTTGAGGATACAAATATGGAAACTATATAGATCAAGGCTAGCTAGCTGGCACACAGCAATACGGCCAGTACTTTAATTTCCCGCGGTCCCGTCGACGTTCggtcatatatatatcaacGAGACTCGGGCGTCACAGAAAATTTCATCTGCCCATTCATACAATGGTCTTTCTCTCCGCAAGCAAAGTAGTAAGTCTGACGGCACACCTCCAACACAAACTCGAACCCCTCGCCGCCTCCTTGTGTCACGTTGGCCACCATCTTCGCTCTTTTTAAATTGCAAGTTCGGAAGCTAAACATGTCCGGTAGCAAGTATACACTCATGTGCTGATCAGTGACATTCGGTGGATCATACTTAAAAACTGCACTCACCACATTATCATCCAATACCAATTAGTTATTTTTCTCATTGATCAGTCTAAAAGGAACATATtagaaagtttaataaaatacaaattaaatttggAAACTTCAATAATATATCACACTCGCATGCATGAAGATTATAACAACAACTGTCGCGGCAATCATCATAATCTTTTGGGCCATTTTGGTTGTGTAGAAATGATATTCTATGGATTCTATGCGTGCGTCATGCGTGTAAGAAGTAATTAATGCTAATTTCGAACGTTCAActaaactagctagctagctacttcgTGTGCATCGTGTGTAGTCGTGATTGATCATGgattaaaatttaagatgatAGGTGGAgtagttatatattttaatgactGATCGATCCGGTCCTCTCATTTATTTtctccattaattaattatcctttttaaagttaaataacCACCCATCTATATATACACGATCGAGTACTATCATTTTCGTTAGCTTTTGGCGTACGTGTATGCAATAAAATTATGAACATAACCTCTCTTCTCTTTCTACAATTTGGACGTTATAACAACCATGTTAAACTATTGATCTTGAGCTACGTACTATAACGAGCTCATAAGCGATGTAAAAATGAGATCTTGAGAATCAACTGGATGTGAGTCACTGTGTTGTAAGATGAGTAACTAATCTAACTTGTAAAAAGTTTGCTTcgaggccttgtttggattctgAATTCAACTCATCCTATCTGAtgatcattataactttttcaaatttataaacaaaatacattaaataattcaactttttttaaatctcaaaataaaaataaatattaaaaaaataatattctaacaatattttattcaatttttaactttcatctcaactcaactcatctcaactcacttcactatccaaacctctcctaAAGTACATAAAAAAACCGGCCCAGCTCTTCTAAAAGCGCTAGCATGCATCCATGATATCTGAATTTTTCCTCATCGTCGTATAATATTAATGATCAGTGATGGTACAATATTTCATGTGTCGGGTAGGCCTTACATGCaagcaaaagaaatgaaaattagCTTGGATCGACGGGCAATATTCATATTCTTTAGATTATTGAATATATTTGCCCTTATATAATTACCTCCAAAAACAGATCATGATCAGTGCATCTCATGGAGacgaaaaaactaaaaatgacaGACTCACCTATAGTGTCATTTACGTAAAATTGGCCATTTTTGAGAGCCCAATCAGTGTAGTTAAGGTTGGTGCGCCACCGCTCAGTCTGGCCTCCTACGACGATCCTCTTTGGCCCCTCTGCGAGAAGTTCGGGAAAAGGCTGCCCTTTCTCAGCCGCACCAAAGGCCGAAAAGGAAACAGACAAAATGGTAGTAGTTACCGTAAGGACGAAACCCTGTGCAAAACTAAAACCACCCATATCTCCCAATCACAGTGCAACTCAAGGATCCAAGAGTGAAATTATTAGAGCTAGCTAGCGCGAGAGTACTGAAGGAATTAAATTTGTATTATCAGAAGTAAGTTGGCAATTACATGAGCatgatcatgaatatatatatatatttatatatgtgaaGAGGGGCTGGGCTAGATATATATAGGAAGGGACAGAACAGCGAGAAAGAGTAGTGCAAAACAGTCTACTTAATTGACTTTCTTTTAGATTGGTTAGGTAAAAAATCGAATACATGTCGTGAATTGTGAGGCAAGCACTCAAAGAGTACTAGATCTATCAAGAAATATCCGAGGAGCTGCGTGTCTGCAATGGGTTTGGCAATGCCGGCAGGGCAGGAAATTCTATTTCTTTCAACCATTATGGAGTCGGCCACAAATGCTAATTTAATCATTTTCCGTTATCTTTCCATGAGTATGAAAGTTGACCAAAATATATAAAGGCCTTTTTAACATGCACATCTCATGAGATGAAAccctttaaaaattattaattactttttaagtcctaattaattgaaaaagaaataatcacATCAAACAAGATGAAATGATCAGAGCTCCAACTGCATGCTCTATTAGGGTGGAAATGCCACGTGTTCATAATCCATGAGAGCTCTGAGCTTCTTGACTTCCAGCTCTAAATGGCAAGCTAGCACTTCGCCATTTGGTctggtttgaatttagaatttatttaatctcattttatctaattattataattttataaaatttgtacacaaaatataaattttttaaatctcaaaataataataatattctaacaatattttatttaacttttaatttttgtctcaactcatttcatatcaactcactatccaaacctcaattaatgtctcttttcatttcatttttcccCTATAGGCCATTGTCGGCAAAATGAAACTAAAAGAAGTTTTAACCCCAAAGAATTTCTGTCGAACTTTAGAAGAtcaacg encodes:
- the LOC121254217 gene encoding uncharacterized protein LOC121254217; the encoded protein is MGGFSFAQGFVLTVTTTILSVSFSAFGAAEKGQPFPELLAEGPKRIVVGGQTERWRTNLNYTDWALKNGQFYVNDTIVFKYDPPNVTDQHMSVYLLPDMFSFRTCNLKRAKMVANVTQGGGEGFEFVLEVCRQTYYFACGEKDHCMNGQMKFSVTPESR